In Oncorhynchus masou masou isolate Uvic2021 chromosome 10, UVic_Omas_1.1, whole genome shotgun sequence, a single genomic region encodes these proteins:
- the arsh gene encoding arylsulfatase D: MRLCLLALLLLLVTGSDVTASEEDRKPNFVLMMVDDLGIGDIGCYGNDTIRTPNIDRLASEGVKLTQHIAAAPLCTPSRAAFHTGRYALRSGLGSTGRVQVLLFLGGSGGLPPTETTFAKRLQEQGYTTGLVGKWHLGLNCELRGDHCHHPNTHGFSYFYGLPFTLFNDCRPGEGKDVLADLQNTLWQLTVLGALALLSLVCVRVCGLLEVSMSVIVAVTCLSLLAFSVWFVPFELLMTWNCIIMRNQEVVEQPMDLDTLSQRLLGEAQGFIERNADRPFLLFLSLAHVHTPLFSSPGFSGKSRHGLYGDNVEEVDYMIGRMTETVDRLGLANNTMMYFTSDHGGHIEDADERGQKGGWNGIYKGGKAMGGWEGGIRVPGIFRWPGRLPAGRVFDTPTSLMDLYPTLTHLAGATHSDRLLDGYDLMPVLEGRTERSQHEFMFHYCGAYLNAVRWHPPGSESVYKVHFFTPNFSPPGAGGCYDTKICFCHGSYVTHHIPPIVFDIHTDPSESRPLTPVTEPRYQEVLQQTARAVEQHRATLTHSHPSHTQPDTHSPQSEPVLNQLSWEKILWRPWLQPCCGTFPFCGCTENTTSTLA, from the exons ATGAG GCTCTGCTTGCTGGCCCTGTTGCTGCTCCTGGtcacaggaagtgatgtcacagcatcagaggaggacaggaagcCCAACTTCGTCCTGATGATGGTGGACGACCTTGGCATTGGGGACATCGGTTGTTACGGCAATGACACCATCAG GACTCCTAATATCGACCGTTTAGCATCAGAGGGAGTGAAGTTGACTCAGCATATAGCTGCCGCTCCTCTCTGTACACCCAGTAGAGCTGCCTTCCACACAGGACGCTACGCACTGCGCTCAG gtctgggCAGTACAGGGCGTGTGCAGGTGTTGTTGTTTCTGGGAGGTTCTGGGGGTCTACCCCCCACTGAGACCACCTTCGCTAAGAGACTACAGGAGCAGGGATACACCACCGGACtagtgg GTAAATGGCACCTGGGTTTGAACTGTGAGCTTCGAGGGGACCACTGccaccaccccaacacacacgGCTTCAGCTACTTCTACGGCCTGCCTTTCACCCTGTTCAATGACTGTAGACCAGGAGAGGGGAAGGATGTACTAGCTGACCTGCAGAACACACTGTGGCAGCTAACAGTACTGGGGGCCCTGGCCCTGCTCAGCCTG gtgtgtgtccgtgtgtgtggtCTGCTTGAGGTGAGTATGTCCGTCATCGTGGCAGTGACTTGTCTGAGCCTACTGGCGTTCAGTGTGTGGTTCGTGCCCTTTGAACTCCTGATGACCTGGAACTGCATCATCATGAGGAACCAGGAAGTGGTAGAGCAGCCCATGGACCTAGACACGTTATCACAAAGACTACTGGGAGAGGCCCAAGGCTTCATAGAGAG GAATGCTGACAGACCGTTCCTCCTGTTCTTGTCTCTGGCCCACGTACacactcctctgttctcctctcctggcTTTTCTGGGAAGAGTCGCCATGGTCTCTATGGAGACAACGTAGAGGAGGTGGACTATATGATAG GTCGTATGACTGAGACAGTGGACAGGTTGGGTCTGGCCAACAACACTATGATGTATTTCACCTCTGACCACGGTGGCCATATTGAAGACGCAGATGAACGAGGACAGAAAGGAGGCTGGAATGGAATCTACAAAG GTGGGAAGGCGATGGGTGGATGGGAGGGTGGTATCAGGGTGCCAGGTATATTCCGGTGGCCTGGCAGGCTGCCAGCAGGCAGAGTGTTTGACACACCAACCAGTCTCATGGACCTctaccccacactcacacacctggCCGGCGCAACACACAGCGacag GTTGTTAGATGGCTATGATCTGATGCCTGTGCTAGAAGGAAGGACCGAGCGGTCGCAGCATGAGTTCATGTTCCACTATTGTGGTGCTTACCTCAACGCAGTTCGCTGGCACCCACCTGgga GTGAGTCAGTCTATAAGGTCCACTTCTTTACCCCTAACTTCTCCCCACCGGGCGCTGGCGGTTGCTATGACACCAAGATTTGTTTCTGTCATGGAAGTTATGTGACACACCACATCCCCCCCATCGTCTTTGACATTCACACTGACCCATCGGAGTCCCGCCCCCTGACCCCAGTCACTGAGCCACGCTACCAGGAAGTTCTACAGCAAACTGCCAGGGCCGTGGAGCAGCACCGGGCCAccctcacacactcacacccctcacacacacaaccagacacacactctcctcaGTCCGAGCCTGTTCTCAACCAGCTGTCGTGGGAAAAGATTCTGTGGCGTCCATGGCTGCAGCCATGCTGTGGAACATTCCCCTTCTGTGGCTGTACGGAGAACACTACATCTACTCTGGCCTAA